In one window of Escherichia coli DSM 30083 = JCM 1649 = ATCC 11775 DNA:
- the mdtJ gene encoding multidrug/spermidine efflux SMR transporter subunit MdtJ has protein sequence MYIYWILLGLAIATEITGTLSMKWASVSEGNGGFILMLVMISLSYIFLSFAVKKIALGVAYALWEGIGILFITLFSVLLFDESLSLMKIAGLTTLVAGIVLIKSGTRKARKPELEVNHGAV, from the coding sequence ATGTATATTTATTGGATTTTATTAGGTCTGGCTATTGCTACGGAAATTACCGGTACGCTGTCAATGAAATGGGCGAGCGTCAGTGAGGGAAATGGCGGCTTTATTTTAATGCTGGTGATGATTTCTCTGTCGTATATATTTCTCTCTTTCGCCGTTAAAAAAATCGCCTTAGGCGTAGCTTATGCGCTGTGGGAAGGTATCGGTATTTTATTTATTACCTTGTTTAGCGTTTTGTTATTCGACGAAAGTTTATCGCTGATGAAAATTGCCGGGTTAACCACCCTGGTGGCCGGGATTGTGTTGATCAAGTCAGGTACCCGTAAAGCGCGTAAACCTGAACTGGAGGTGAACCATGGCGCAGTTTGA
- the asr gene encoding acid resistance repetitive basic protein Asr — translation MKKVLALVVAAAMGLSSAAFAAETATTPAPTATTTKAAPAKTTHHKKQHKAAPAQKAQAAKKHHKNAKAEQKAPEQKAQAAKKHAKKHSHQQPAKPAAQPAA, via the coding sequence ATGAAAAAAGTATTAGCTCTGGTTGTTGCCGCTGCTATGGGTCTGTCTTCTGCTGCCTTTGCTGCAGAGACTGCGACCACACCTGCTCCGACTGCGACGACCACCAAAGCAGCGCCTGCGAAAACCACACATCATAAAAAACAGCATAAAGCAGCACCTGCCCAGAAAGCGCAGGCGGCTAAAAAGCATCATAAAAATGCCAAAGCTGAACAGAAAGCTCCTGAACAAAAAGCGCAGGCAGCGAAGAAACACGCCAAGAAACACAGCCATCAGCAACCGGCAAAACCTGCTGCACAACCCGCAGCGTAA
- the ydgD gene encoding trypsin-like serine peptidase — protein MRTTIAVVLGAISLTSAFVFADKPDVAKSANDEVSTLFFGHDDRVPVNDTTQSPWDAVGQLETASGNLCTATLIAPNLALTAGHCLLTPPKGKADKAVALRFVSNKGLWRYEIHDIEGRVDPTLGKRLKADGDGWIVPPAAAPWDFGLIVLRNPPSGITPLPLFEGDKAALTAALKAAGRKVTQAGYPEDHLDTLYSHQNCEVTGWAQTSVMSHQCDTLPGDSGSPLMLHTDDGWQLIGVQSSAPAAKDRWRADNRAISVTGFRDKLDQLSQK, from the coding sequence ATGCGTACAACCATTGCTGTAGTGTTGGGTGCAATTAGTTTGACGTCTGCTTTTGTGTTTGCAGATAAACCAGACGTTGCCAAATCGGCAAACGATGAGGTCAGCACCCTGTTTTTTGGTCATGATGATCGTGTGCCAGTGAATGACACGACCCAATCACCGTGGGATGCGGTTGGCCAACTGGAAACGGCCAGCGGCAATTTATGTACGGCGACGCTGATTGCACCCAATCTGGCATTAACGGCAGGACACTGTTTATTGACGCCGCCAAAGGGTAAAGCCGATAAAGCGGTAGCGCTGCGTTTCGTGTCAAATAAAGGTCTTTGGCGCTATGAGATCCACGACATAGAAGGCCGCGTTGATCCGACACTGGGAAAGCGGTTAAAAGCAGATGGGGATGGCTGGATTGTACCTCCCGCAGCTGCGCCCTGGGACTTCGGTTTGATTGTGCTACGTAATCCCCCTTCTGGCATTACACCGTTGCCGTTATTTGAGGGAGATAAAGCCGCGCTTACCGCCGCATTAAAAGCGGCTGGTCGTAAAGTGACTCAGGCGGGCTACCCTGAAGATCATCTCGATACGTTGTACAGTCATCAAAACTGTGAAGTGACTGGCTGGGCGCAAACGTCGGTGATGTCGCATCAGTGCGATACCTTGCCGGGTGACAGCGGTTCGCCTCTGATGTTGCATACCGATGACGGCTGGCAATTAATTGGGGTGCAAAGCTCGGCTCCTGCCGCGAAAGATCGCTGGCGCGCCGATAACCGGGCCATTTCTGTTACCGGTTTTCGCGACAAGCTGGATCAACTGTCGCAAAAATAA
- the mdtI gene encoding multidrug/spermidine efflux SMR transporter subunit MdtI, whose protein sequence is MAQFEWVHAAWLALAIVLEIVANVFLKFSDGFRRKIFGLLSLAAVLAAFSALSQAVKGIDLSVAYALWGGFGIAATLAAGWILFGQRLNRKGWIGLVLLLAGMIMVKLA, encoded by the coding sequence ATGGCGCAGTTTGAATGGGTTCACGCCGCCTGGCTGGCATTGGCAATCGTGCTGGAAATCGTTGCTAACGTCTTTTTGAAATTTTCTGACGGCTTTCGTCGCAAAATATTTGGCTTGCTCTCTCTGGCGGCGGTGCTGGCTGCCTTTAGTGCGCTTTCTCAGGCCGTTAAAGGGATCGACTTGTCTGTCGCTTATGCATTGTGGGGCGGGTTTGGTATTGCCGCCACGTTAGCCGCAGGTTGGATCTTGTTTGGTCAAAGGTTAAATCGTAAAGGCTGGATTGGCCTGGTGCTGCTGTTGGCTGGAATGATCATGGTGAAACTTGCCTGA
- the ynfM gene encoding MFS transporter encodes MSRTTTVDGAPASDTDKQSISQSNQFIKRGTPQFMRVTLALFSAGLATFALLYCVQPILPVLSQEFGLTPANSSISLSISTAMLAIGLLFTGPLSDAIGRKPVMVTALLLASICTLLSTMMTSWHGILIMRALIGLSLSGVAAVGMTYLSEEIHPSFVAFSMGLYISGNSIGGMSGRLISGVFTDFFNWRIALAAIGCFALASALMFWKILPESRHFRPTSLRPKTLFINFRLHWRDRGLPLLFAEGFLLMGSFVTLFNYIGYRLMLSPWHVSQAVVGLLSLAYLTGTWSSPKAGTMTTRYGRGPVMLFSTGVMLFGLLMTLFSSLWLIFAGMLLFSAGFFAAHSVASSWIGPRAKRAKGQASSLYLFSYYLGSSIAGTLGGVFWHNYGWNGVGAFIALMLVIALLVGTRLHHRLHA; translated from the coding sequence GTGAGCCGTACTACAACTGTTGATGGCGCTCCGGCAAGCGACACTGACAAGCAAAGCATTTCTCAGTCAAATCAATTTATTAAACGCGGTACGCCGCAATTTATGCGCGTCACCCTGGCGCTTTTCTCTGCCGGACTGGCAACTTTCGCACTTCTCTATTGTGTGCAACCTATCCTTCCGGTGCTTTCACAAGAGTTTGGCTTAACGCCCGCGAACAGTAGTATTTCACTGTCCATTTCAACGGCGATGTTGGCTATCGGTTTGCTGTTTACTGGCCCGCTATCCGATGCCATTGGTCGCAAACCAGTGATGGTCACGGCGCTACTGTTGGCCTCCATTTGTACGTTACTTTCGACAATGATGACCAGCTGGCACGGCATTTTGATTATGCGCGCCTTGATTGGGCTTTCGTTAAGTGGCGTGGCAGCCGTTGGCATGACTTATCTTAGCGAGGAAATCCACCCCAGTTTCGTGGCCTTTTCAATGGGGTTGTATATCAGCGGCAACTCAATTGGCGGCATGAGCGGACGCTTAATTAGCGGTGTCTTCACGGACTTTTTTAACTGGCGAATTGCTCTGGCGGCAATCGGTTGTTTCGCGTTGGCCTCGGCGTTGATGTTCTGGAAAATCCTCCCTGAATCACGCCATTTTCGCCCGACTTCGCTGCGCCCTAAGACGTTATTCATCAACTTTCGTCTGCACTGGCGTGACCGGGGATTACCGTTATTGTTCGCAGAAGGCTTTTTGCTGATGGGGTCGTTCGTCACGCTGTTTAATTACATCGGCTATAGGTTGATGCTTTCCCCCTGGCATGTCAGTCAGGCCGTGGTTGGCTTATTATCGCTGGCTTATTTGACCGGTACATGGAGCTCACCCAAAGCCGGAACCATGACCACCCGCTATGGACGCGGTCCGGTGATGTTGTTTTCGACGGGGGTTATGCTGTTTGGTTTACTGATGACCTTATTCAGCTCGCTGTGGCTGATCTTTGCCGGAATGTTACTCTTCTCAGCCGGATTCTTCGCAGCCCACTCCGTTGCCAGCAGCTGGATCGGCCCCCGCGCAAAACGCGCTAAAGGCCAGGCCTCCTCGCTGTATCTGTTCAGTTACTATCTGGGGTCGAGTATTGCCGGGACGCTGGGTGGTGTTTTCTGGCATAACTATGGCTGGAACGGCGTCGGCGCATTTATTGCTCTGATGCTGGTCATTGCTCTGCTGGTCGGGACGCGTTTGCATCATCGTCTGCACGCCTGA